A stretch of the Aegilops tauschii subsp. strangulata cultivar AL8/78 chromosome 4, Aet v6.0, whole genome shotgun sequence genome encodes the following:
- the LOC109754260 gene encoding mitochondrial import inner membrane translocase subunit TIM23-1, whose amino-acid sequence MADPRLYPSGSAPHRDESTTDGSGRRLYDPYQDLNIPTAYKNLYDLPTSPEFLFQEEALLQRRSWGENLTYYTGVGYLSGAVAGAAVGLREAAHAAERGDTAKIRANRVLNSCGSAGRRVGNRLGVIGLLYAGMESGMVTARDGQDDWINSVVAGLGTGALFRAAQGPRSAAVAGAVGGVLAAAAMAAKQAAKRYAPAF is encoded by the coding sequence atgGCCGATCCGCGGCTCTACCCGTCGGGATCCGCCCCTCACCGCGACGAATCCACCACCGACGGCTCCGGCCGGCGGCTCTACGACCCGTACCAGGACCTCAACATCCCCACCGCCTACAAGAACCTCTACGACCTCCCCACCTCCCCCGAGTTCCTCTTCCAGGAGGAGGCCCTCCTCCAGCGCCGCTCCTGGGGAGAGAACCTCACCTACTACACCGGGGTCGGCTACCTCTCCGGCGCAGTCGCGGGAGCCGCCGTCGGCCTACGCGAGGCCGCACACGCCGCCGAGCGCGGCGACACCGCCAAGATCCGCGCCAACCGCGTCCTCAACTCGTGCGGCTCCGCCGGACGCCGCGTCGGCAACAGGCTCGGCGTCATCGGCCTCCTCTACGCCGGCATGGAGAGCGGCATGGTCACAGCCAGGGACGGCCAGGACGACTGGATCAACAGCGTCGTCGCCGGCCTCGGCACCGGCGCGCTCTTCCGGGCCGCCCAGGGCCCCAGGTCCGCCGCGGTCGCCGGCGCCGTCGGTGGggtcctcgccgccgccgccatggccgccaaGCAGGCAGCCAAGAGATACGCGCCCGCCttctga